A single window of Chlamydiales bacterium DNA harbors:
- a CDS encoding NAD(P)-dependent glycerol-3-phosphate dehydrogenase: MKIAFLGAGTWGFCLASLLAAKGHKVVLWTANPETAKLLAAKREHPKLPGHKLDPNVLITSNLKEALEGAELIAESVTSKGVRPVFEKVVALGGGNCPIVVTSKGIEQDSCLLLPEVICQVIGEKKRDLIGVLSGPSHAEEVIAKLPTSIVSSSYHPELMNSIRDIFSTPFFRIYPNADIAGVAFGGAMKNIIAIACGISDGLGFGDNTKAALMTRGLHEMRKLAVTKGCRPETLNGLSGMGDLCVTCLSTLSRNYKFGRLIAEGLDAEAAKDKVGMVVEGAYTAVSALQLGHKASIDVPITAAVYSILYERLNPADAVRALLQRAIKEEHL; this comes from the coding sequence ATGAAAATCGCCTTTCTCGGGGCTGGCACCTGGGGCTTCTGTCTTGCGTCTCTTCTGGCTGCAAAAGGCCATAAGGTCGTTCTTTGGACGGCGAATCCCGAAACTGCAAAGCTTCTTGCTGCCAAAAGGGAGCACCCAAAGCTTCCCGGGCATAAGTTAGATCCTAATGTCTTGATTACAAGTAATTTAAAGGAAGCTCTAGAGGGAGCCGAGCTTATCGCCGAATCGGTAACTTCAAAGGGAGTCCGCCCAGTGTTTGAGAAGGTAGTTGCTCTCGGAGGAGGCAACTGTCCGATCGTTGTGACCTCTAAAGGAATCGAGCAGGATAGCTGCCTGCTGCTTCCCGAGGTGATCTGCCAGGTAATCGGTGAGAAGAAGAGAGACCTCATTGGTGTTTTAAGCGGTCCGAGCCACGCCGAAGAGGTGATTGCAAAGCTACCGACTTCGATCGTCTCCTCCTCCTACCACCCTGAGCTCATGAACTCGATTCGAGATATCTTCTCAACGCCATTTTTCCGCATCTATCCAAACGCAGATATCGCAGGTGTTGCATTTGGCGGCGCAATGAAGAACATCATCGCTATCGCATGTGGAATTTCAGACGGGCTCGGCTTTGGCGACAACACAAAGGCGGCTCTCATGACGCGCGGACTTCACGAGATGCGCAAACTCGCCGTTACGAAGGGGTGCCGGCCTGAGACATTGAATGGCCTTTCAGGAATGGGAGACCTATGCGTGACCTGCCTCTCTACTCTCAGTCGCAACTATAAATTTGGACGTCTTATCGCAGAAGGTCTCGATGCTGAGGCAGCAAAGGATAAGGTCGGCATGGTAGTTGAGGGGGCATACACCGCTGTTTCAGCACTGCAGTTGGGTCACAAAGCATCGATCGACGTGCCGATTACCGCAGCCGTCTACTCTATTTTGTATGAGAGATTAAATCCTGCAGATGCAGTAAGAGCGCTTCTGCAGCGCGCTATCAAAGAGGAGCACCTTTGA
- a CDS encoding NAD(P)H-hydrate dehydratase has protein sequence MIYGQKVIKADEMARIEKLAYAEGASDIQFMENAGEAIASIVTGFCLVQSMHKEVTLLVGKGNNGGDAFAAGKRLLAEGFSVEAIHFYPYEACSPLCQKQHDAFKAAGGKIYLYKKDAPDFPILKGLLLDGLVGTGFHGKAEGELFEAIELANASGRPILAIDIPSGLNGNTGEVGSIAIHAVQTIYLGLPKLGFFLKEGWNHIGELRGADFGIDEKFLEEAKAAAFLIDREECVHALPKIERNRHKYQAGYIVAVAGSRGFSGAAFLSTKAALRTGAGIVRLFHHWDMESELAGAPLEIVKEPILENGLRRIREECMRAKCLMVGPGMGRTKESMKLFKSLLSYDKPMMVLDADALYFLAENPSWKIPEGAILTPHRGELERLLKVAKVPDEAALHTLCQEYVDKRKVTLVLKGGPTFIFHPGAAPLVCLRGDPGMATAGTGDVLTGIIAALVAQGVSSQYAATLGVLLHGITGEIVAHEKGSYSLIASDLIEALPLAFSELLS, from the coding sequence TTGATCTACGGTCAGAAAGTCATTAAAGCAGATGAGATGGCGCGCATCGAGAAGCTCGCCTACGCAGAAGGCGCCTCAGATATCCAGTTCATGGAGAACGCAGGTGAGGCGATCGCAAGCATAGTCACAGGGTTCTGCCTCGTCCAGTCGATGCATAAAGAGGTGACGCTTCTTGTTGGAAAAGGTAACAATGGAGGAGACGCCTTTGCTGCGGGCAAGCGGCTCCTTGCAGAAGGCTTCTCCGTGGAAGCTATACACTTCTATCCCTACGAGGCCTGCTCTCCTCTCTGTCAGAAGCAGCACGACGCATTCAAAGCTGCGGGCGGCAAAATCTATCTCTATAAAAAAGATGCTCCAGACTTTCCTATTTTAAAAGGCCTTCTACTCGATGGTCTTGTCGGGACTGGATTTCATGGCAAGGCAGAGGGCGAACTCTTCGAAGCCATCGAGCTAGCAAATGCTTCGGGTCGGCCTATTCTCGCTATCGACATTCCCTCCGGTTTAAATGGAAACACTGGCGAAGTTGGTTCTATTGCCATCCATGCAGTGCAGACGATCTATCTTGGGCTGCCAAAACTAGGATTCTTCTTGAAAGAGGGGTGGAATCATATTGGCGAGCTTAGAGGAGCAGACTTTGGCATCGATGAGAAGTTTCTCGAAGAAGCAAAAGCAGCAGCTTTTCTAATTGATAGAGAGGAGTGCGTACACGCGCTTCCAAAGATCGAGCGCAATAGACACAAGTATCAAGCTGGTTACATTGTAGCCGTTGCAGGCTCTCGAGGATTTTCAGGCGCCGCTTTTCTTTCGACAAAGGCCGCTCTACGCACGGGCGCCGGCATCGTACGCCTCTTTCACCACTGGGATATGGAGAGCGAACTCGCAGGAGCGCCTCTTGAAATCGTTAAAGAGCCCATTTTAGAAAATGGCCTCAGAAGAATCCGCGAAGAGTGCATGCGCGCTAAATGCCTGATGGTTGGGCCTGGCATGGGTAGAACGAAAGAGAGCATGAAGCTCTTCAAGAGCCTTCTCTCTTACGACAAACCGATGATGGTTTTAGATGCTGATGCTCTCTACTTCCTCGCAGAAAATCCCTCTTGGAAGATTCCCGAAGGAGCTATCCTTACTCCGCATCGAGGCGAACTCGAAAGACTCCTCAAGGTCGCAAAGGTCCCAGATGAGGCTGCGCTTCACACACTCTGTCAAGAGTATGTCGACAAGAGAAAAGTGACTCTTGTTTTAAAGGGCGGACCGACCTTCATCTTCCACCCAGGTGCAGCTCCTCTAGTCTGTCTACGCGGCGACCCAGGCATGGCAACTGCAGGAACCGGCGATGTGCTCACAGGCATCATCGCAGCGCTTGTTGCACAAGGAGTCTCATCGCAATACGCCGCAACTCTCGGCGTGCTTCTCCACGGCATCACCGGAGAGATCGTCGCCCACGAAAAGGGCTCCTACAGCCTCATCGCCTCCGATCTCATCGAAGCTCTCCCCCTAGCCTTCTCCGAACTCCTCAGCTAA
- a CDS encoding GDP-mannose 4,6-dehydratase, translating to MKRVFITGIAGFIGFHLALFLKERGDFVTGCDNFNAYYDPALKHARVELLKEKGISVLECDICNTSKIEEIVKNEEITHFVHLAAQAGVRHSLFHPESYVHSNLDGFVKIIELVRCYPSMKFIYASSSSVYGHNEKIPFAETDPCERPANLYGATKKTNELVAYSYHHLYGLSVTGLRFFTVYGPWGRPDMATFSFTRAILNGETIQVYNHGKMKRDFTYIDDIVKGTAAAIDLGAPCEIFNLGNNHPEELLSLISIIEKETKKPAKVHLLPMQPGEVLTTYADISKSQKMLGFAPSISLAEGMSRFIAWYKTYYESAT from the coding sequence ATGAAACGCGTCTTTATCACAGGAATCGCCGGTTTTATAGGTTTTCATCTGGCTCTTTTCTTAAAAGAGAGAGGAGACTTTGTAACTGGCTGCGACAACTTCAATGCTTATTACGACCCTGCGCTTAAACATGCTCGCGTCGAACTATTAAAAGAAAAGGGAATCTCCGTTCTAGAGTGCGACATCTGCAACACTTCAAAGATCGAAGAGATCGTTAAGAATGAGGAGATCACCCACTTTGTCCATCTGGCCGCTCAAGCAGGTGTGCGCCACTCTCTTTTTCATCCTGAGAGCTACGTTCACTCCAATCTCGATGGCTTTGTAAAGATAATTGAACTCGTCCGCTGCTACCCTTCGATGAAGTTCATCTACGCCTCCTCCTCTTCTGTTTATGGCCACAATGAGAAGATCCCCTTCGCTGAAACGGATCCTTGCGAGAGACCCGCCAACCTCTACGGCGCCACAAAAAAAACGAATGAGCTCGTCGCCTACTCCTACCACCATCTCTACGGACTCTCTGTAACAGGCCTCAGATTTTTTACAGTCTATGGCCCCTGGGGAAGACCCGATATGGCTACATTCTCTTTCACGCGCGCCATCCTAAACGGCGAGACGATCCAAGTTTACAACCATGGCAAGATGAAGCGCGACTTTACCTATATCGATGACATCGTGAAGGGAACGGCCGCTGCAATAGATCTTGGCGCCCCCTGCGAAATCTTCAACCTGGGAAATAACCATCCCGAAGAGCTGCTCTCTTTAATCTCCATCATCGAAAAAGAGACTAAAAAACCAGCAAAGGTCCATCTCCTGCCCATGCAGCCCGGCGAGGTGCTCACCACCTATGCCGATATCTCAAAAAGCCAGAAGATGCTCGGCTTCGCCCCCTCGATCTCACTCGCCGAGGGCATGTCCCGCTTCATCGCCTGGTACAAAACCTACTACGAAAGCGCAACCTAA